A genome region from Haliotis asinina isolate JCU_RB_2024 chromosome 11, JCU_Hal_asi_v2, whole genome shotgun sequence includes the following:
- the LOC137256407 gene encoding alpha-(1,3)-fucosyltransferase C-like, which translates to MACPTRRLLKMFFPTRTVRSVHVVLTVTFAICTFVLSMREISRFEKHFRRRHSGFDDKDVLKYTPKRRLTFPHINDSIINVSSSRGQEPHYTRTKNKTIKSIVWFNTPNWFARFSSQSLFSGCDVSQCTMSYNHHDIPTADAVLVNGINISDSSPPPRRQEQMFVFFSLEPPVYMNISTKWQHAFNWTITYRRDSDVWRPYGELRRNRTKLSKDYFEKILKKKTKAVAWFVSRCVSQSKRERYVRELKKYIRVDVYGRCGPYKCGSNCYQKLEQYRFFLAFENSLCVDYVTEKFFKTFKYDVVPVVRGGANYSSLFGDGFLINTADFRSVKKLGIYLRYLMTDEAEYLKILKEKQKYYVAFPRPWCDLCKKLHSAEKHSKRIDIISWLGERSCHSPSDLHASRF; encoded by the exons AAGATGTTTTTTCCGACACGGACGGTGCGTTCAGTGCACGTCGTCTTGACGGTGACGTTCGCTATTTGTACATTCGTGCTGTCAATGAGGGAAATTTCCAG GTTTGAGAAACACTTCCGGAGGCGTCATTCAGGTTTCGACGACAaggatgttttgaaatatactcCCAAAAGACGGCTGACGTTCCCTCATATCAACGACAGCATCATCAATGTAAGCTCTTCCAGAGGGCAAGAACCTCACTACACACGGACgaaaaacaaaaccattaaGTCAATAGTGTGGTTTAACACCCCCAACTGGTTTGCCCGTTTTTCATCTCAATCCCTGTTCTCCGGGTGTGACGTTAGTCAATGCACAATGTCTTACAACCACCATGACATTCCTACTGCTGACGCCGTCCTTGTCAACGGCATTAACATCAGCGACAGTTCACCGCCACCTCGACGACAGGaacaaatgtttgtgttcttcagTCTGGAACCGCCAGTTTATATGAATATCTCCACCAAATGGCAACATGCTTTTAATTGGACAATTACCTACCGACGGGACTCGGATGTGTGGAGACCGTATGGAGAACTGCGCAGAAATAGGACGAAACTCAGCAAGgattattttgaaaagattCTGAAAAAGAAGACTAAGGCTGTTGCCTGGTTTGTCAGTCGGTGTGTGTCCCAAAGCAAGAGGGAGAGATATGTTCGcgaattaaaaaaatacattcgAGTGGATGTTTACGGTCGGTGCGGCCCGTACAAGTGTGGCAGCAATTGTTACCAAAAACTTGAGCAGTATCGCTTCTTTCTTGCGTTCGAGAATTCCTTGTGCGTTGATTATGTGACAGAAAagtttttcaaaacattcaagTATGACGTGGTTCCAGTTGTAAGAGGAGGAGCGAATTACTCTAGTTTGTTTGGTGATGGATTTCTCATCAATACAGCCGACTTTCGCTCTGTTAAAAAACTTGGAATATACCTGCGTTATTTAATGACAGACGAAGCAGAATATTTAAAAATTTTGAAAGAAAAGCAAAAATATTATGTTGCTTTTCCGAGGCCGTGGTGTGACTTATGTAAAAAACTTCATTCTGCAGAAAAACATAGCAAAAGGATTGATATTATTTCCTGGTTAGGCGAACGTAGTTGCCATTCGCCATCTGATTTGCATGCTAGCAGATTCTGA